The DNA region CACTAAGAGTGTGCCAATAATTGCACCAATTAAAGTGCCCCGACCACCCACAGCAACCCAAATCACCATTTCAATCGAAAAGGCAACTTGCATAAAGCTCGGTGTAATAATGCCTGTTTGGACAGTATATAAAGCGCCCGCAACTCCGGCGATCGCCCCAGAAATAGCAAACACTAGAACCTTATAGCCAGTGGGATCATAACCAGAAAATCTAACCCTAGTTTCATCATCTCTAATTGCAATCAACAAACGACCAAAACGACCACTCGTCAACCAGCGGCAAAGATAATAGATGATGACTAAAAGTACGACCGTTAAGATATAGAAGGTTTTTTGAGCATTATCTGAACTGACAAGTACTCCAAAGATAGTTTCAGTATCAGTCTTTAAACCATTCGTGCCATTAATCAGTTTTTGTTGTCCATTAAAAAAGTTGAAAAATACGAGCAAAGCTGCTTGCGTCAAAATCGAAAAATAGACCCCCTTAATCCGGTTACGAAATACCAAATAACCAAGTAAACCCGCAACAATCCCAGGAATGACAATAATGGCAATTATCGTTATGGGAAAAGAATAAAAAGGCTGCCAAAATATAGGTAATTCTTTCACGCCATACAACGTAAAAAATTCTGGCAATTGACCATCAGGTAGCTGTAACTTCAGGTGCATTGCGAGAGCATAGCCACCCAGTGCAAAAAATATACCGTGACCGAGACTGAGTAATCCGGTATATCCCCAAATTAAATCAATACCTAATGCCACAATCGACAAGGAAAAGAAACGTCCAACAAGACGTAATCGAAAAGCAGGGAGTATCGCAGGTAAAACAACAGCGAAAATAATTACGAGGCCAATAAGAATGCCTATTTCAAGTAATTGTTTTTTCTGTTTTTGTTTTTTATCAAATTCTTTCTTACTATTCATGATCAATCCTAATTACAACTCTGCTGTTCTTCCTTTTGGTGGAAATAAACCGGCAGGTTTAATTTGCAAGAAAGAAATAATCAGACCAAATACCATTACTTTTGCCATACTGCTGGTCGCAAAAAACAGCAGAATATCCACTAGCGGCTTAAAAAAGTCTGACGAGGAAAACATTAAAGCAAGAGTTCCAGAACCAATCAGATAATTAATAATCCCAATACCAAAAGCAGCAATCACTGAACCCAATAAATTACCAACACCGCCAACAACGACAACCATAAAAGTATCAACAATATAGTTTTGGCCAGTATTCGGACCCACTGAACCGAGCAAACTCACAGCACAGCCAGCAACCCCAGCCAATCCTGAGCCAAGGGCAAATGTCAACGCATCGACTTTTGCCGTGGGAATTCCCAAACAGGAACTCATTTCACGATTTTGAGTAACAGAGCGAATCTTTAAACCCCAGGTGGAACGATTTAAAAACCAGTAGACTCCCACTAAACAAATAATCGTGAGAGCAATAATAAATAGACGAGCATAAGGCATTTGGAAATTTAAAACCTTAACGCCTCCCCTTAACCAGACTGGAGCAGTAACATCAACATTTCTTGCACTAAACCAAGCTTTCGTGAGTACTGCATTTTTACCAATCAAAAAACCTGTAACTACTGAGATACCAGCGGATATTGGCAATAAAATGGCAATCACTGAATTTCTAATCCTTTCCCAATTAGAACGGCGACTTAATGCAGTCATTCCACCGAAAAAGAGAAGACAAAATACGCCAATACAAATGATGAGTAGCCAATTCGCACTACGGACAAATTGACGCAGAATCAAACTAACGCCCCAGGTAGCCAGTAGAGTTTCTAATGGTCGCCCATAGAGAAAGCGAATAACTCCTTTCTCTAAAATCAAACCCATTATTGCTGCGACCACAAAGGCTGCGGGAATCGAAAAAATAATATAGAAATCGAACCAGGGATCTCCGAGAGATTTGAAGATATTCTGCACCACAAATGTCGTGTATGCGCCTAACATCATCAACTCACCATGGGCAAGATTGATAACCCCCATAAGTCCAAAAACAATTGCTAATCCCAACGAAGCAATTAGCAATACTGAACCGATGCTTATTCCATTAAATAAGCCTTCAATTAATGCAGACATGTATATTCCGACAATATTGAGACATCTTACAAAGCTCAGTAACAAACTAATCTTTGAAATTAATCAAAGATTATTGCACCAAACTATGCGGTACGACTAGTCAATTTCAGTTCGACAAGTTGTATTGAGAAAGAACCATAGACAAAAGGTTAAAGGATAAAAAATTAACCTTTAACCTTTTACTTTTCCGCAAACATAATTTGCTTTCCGATGAAGCTCACCAACTCACGTTAATGAGCTTCATTTTTCTAGTCTGATTTCAGACCTTAGACTTTGTACTTGCCGCCTTTTTCAGGATCAGTCCAGTCACAAGCATATCCTTTTGTCTCTGCAACATATTGGTTCCAGGGCACAGGATCAACAGGGCCGTCAGTAGAAGAAACAATTTCAAACAGACCATCTTCTCTCACTTCACCGATTCTCACGGTCTTAGAAATGTGATGGTTTGCTTGCATTGTTACTTTGCCTTCTGGAGCATCAAACTCTTGACCTACTGCAGCTGCACGGACAGCCTCAAGGTCAGTGGTACCTGCTGCTTCAACAGCTTGCTTCCAGAGGTAAACCATGATGTAAGCCGCTTCCATAGGATCGTTTGTGACGCGATCTTCACCGTACTTCTCCTTAAATGCCGCAACAAACTTCTCATTTGCAGGGCTTTCAACGGTTTGGAAGTAGTTCCAAGCTGCGTAATGACCTTTGAGGTATTCGGTACCAATTTGGCGAACTTCTTCTTCTGCAATACTGACAGACATTACAGGATACTTCTCAGCATCGAGACCAGCACCTTGCATCTGCTTAAAGAATGCAACGTTACTGTCACCATTCAAGCTGTTGAAGATAACACCACCGTCAGGAAGTGCTTGCTTAATCTTGGTGATAATTGGGGTAACTTCTGTGTTGCCTAGGGGAAGATAATCTTCTCCAACAGTGTTACCACCATTGGCTTCGAGTTGTGCTTTGATAATTGTATTCGCGGTACGAGGGAATACATAGTCAGAACCAACAAGGAAGAAGTCTTTTCCTTTATTTTCTAGGAGCCAATCAACAGCGGGCTCAATTTGTTGGTTGGGAGCTGCGCCAGTGTAGAAGATGTTATTGGAACATTCCTGGCCTTCGTATTGAACGGGATACCATAGCATATGGCCCTTAGATTCGAATACGGGGAGAACGGCTTTACGACTTGCAGAAGTCCAGCAACCAAATACGGTAACAACTTCGTCTTTGTCGATGAGTTTTGTCGCTTTCTCCGCAAAGGTTGGCCAATCAGATGCACCATCTTCTTTGATCGGTTCGATTTGCTTACCGAGAACACCACCAGCGGCATTAATCTCCTCAATCGCGAGCATTTCTGCGTCGACAACTGTGGTTTCACTAATGGCCATGGTTCCGCTCAGGGAGTGGAGAATACCGACTTTAATCGTATCTCCGCTATCGCCACCATCATCACCACCACCATCGGTAGCAGTAGGTTCTGAATCTGGCGTATCAGGTGTACCACCATCAGCACAACCCTTGAGGAATAGAGTGGCTACCAGGCCGGTTGACCCGTACAGTAAGAATTTACGTCTTCCTAATTTCGACATGGATAGATGTTGATAAATATTGTGGGTTAGGTATGCTACTCGTGAAGAGATAGACTTGTGTGTGTGGGGAGTTTAAGTTTTTTCTTGTATTTAAGAAAATATTATCGTGGCGTCATTATACGTAAAAAGTCGAGAAAAGTAAGATCATCATGAACAAAATGATGCTTACTATATGTATGCCGCCAGTCATTCTCATTTATGAACGAGTTTGCAAGGTTTCAGCCCTCATTCGGTTTATCAAGAATTATCAACGCCTCTTGAGATTTACAGGTTATTGAACAAGCTAATTTTCGATTTAGTTTCGCTAATCAATAGTTAATGAATTGGTGATCGCCACCAACAGCAAACAAGGTGTCTTGTTCACGTTTTCTTTTATTATTGTTCAGGGAAACTAATGCTGATCATTGTGACTAATTAAAACAGAAAATAACGCTGTGCCATTGGTAAAACATCAGCCGGTTCACAAGTCAACAATTCACCATCTGCTTTCACTTCATAAGTTTCGGGATTAACTTCGACATTGGGGGTTGCATCGTTGAGCTTCATGTCAGCTTTGCTAATCTTGCGGGTATTGCTCACGGCAACGGCAGGGGTTTTAATACCAATTTGGTCTGGAATACCCAATTCTAATGAAGCTTGGGAAACGAAAGTCAGGGATGTTGGTGCTGTTGCGCCACCAAAACTCCCAAACATTGGACGCATATAGATGGGTTGAGGGGTGGGGATACTGGCATTGGGATCTCCCATCTGTGCCCAGGCGATCGCCCCACCTTTGATGACAATTTCGGGTTTAACGCCAAACATGGCAGGTTTCCAGAGGCAAATGTCTGCGAGCTTGCCTTCTTCTAAAGAACCCACATGGTCAGCGATCCCGTGCATAATTGCAGGATTGATGGTGTATTTAGCGACATAGCGTTTAGCGCGGAAATTATCGGCAACTTCAGTGGTTGGGGAAGAGAGCACACCTCGTTGAACTTTCATTTTGTGGGCAGTTTGCCAAGTGCGAATAATGGTTTCACCAACGCGACCCATCGCTTGGGAATCAGAGGCGATCGCACTAAAAGCACCCAAGTCATGCAAAATATCTTCGGCAGCAATGGTTTCGCGACGAATCCGGGATTCGGCAAAGGCTACATCTTCAGGAATATTTTTGTCGAGGTGGTGACA from [Leptolyngbya] sp. PCC 7376 includes:
- the urtB gene encoding urea ABC transporter permease subunit UrtB, giving the protein MSALIEGLFNGISIGSVLLIASLGLAIVFGLMGVINLAHGELMMLGAYTTFVVQNIFKSLGDPWFDFYIIFSIPAAFVVAAIMGLILEKGVIRFLYGRPLETLLATWGVSLILRQFVRSANWLLIICIGVFCLLFFGGMTALSRRSNWERIRNSVIAILLPISAGISVVTGFLIGKNAVLTKAWFSARNVDVTAPVWLRGGVKVLNFQMPYARLFIIALTIICLVGVYWFLNRSTWGLKIRSVTQNREMSSCLGIPTAKVDALTFALGSGLAGVAGCAVSLLGSVGPNTGQNYIVDTFMVVVVGGVGNLLGSVIAAFGIGIINYLIGSGTLALMFSSSDFFKPLVDILLFFATSSMAKVMVFGLIISFLQIKPAGLFPPKGRTAEL
- the urtC gene encoding urea ABC transporter permease subunit UrtC, which gives rise to MNSKKEFDKKQKQKKQLLEIGILIGLVIIFAVVLPAILPAFRLRLVGRFFSLSIVALGIDLIWGYTGLLSLGHGIFFALGGYALAMHLKLQLPDGQLPEFFTLYGVKELPIFWQPFYSFPITIIAIIVIPGIVAGLLGYLVFRNRIKGVYFSILTQAALLVFFNFFNGQQKLINGTNGLKTDTETIFGVLVSSDNAQKTFYILTVVLLVIIYYLCRWLTSGRFGRLLIAIRDDETRVRFSGYDPTGYKVLVFAISGAIAGVAGALYTVQTGIITPSFMQVAFSIEMVIWVAVGGRGTLIGAIIGTLLVRLAQTFLSESFPEVWLFFQGALFLVVVTVLPNGIVGWVRDEGWKNVLSWFGYRPQVWTYPSLEQDPEVIKEEQDMVGK
- the urtA gene encoding urea ABC transporter substrate-binding protein, translating into MSKLGRRKFLLYGSTGLVATLFLKGCADGGTPDTPDSEPTATDGGGDDGGDSGDTIKVGILHSLSGTMAISETTVVDAEMLAIEEINAAGGVLGKQIEPIKEDGASDWPTFAEKATKLIDKDEVVTVFGCWTSASRKAVLPVFESKGHMLWYPVQYEGQECSNNIFYTGAAPNQQIEPAVDWLLENKGKDFFLVGSDYVFPRTANTIIKAQLEANGGNTVGEDYLPLGNTEVTPIITKIKQALPDGGVIFNSLNGDSNVAFFKQMQGAGLDAEKYPVMSVSIAEEEVRQIGTEYLKGHYAAWNYFQTVESPANEKFVAAFKEKYGEDRVTNDPMEAAYIMVYLWKQAVEAAGTTDLEAVRAAAVGQEFDAPEGKVTMQANHHISKTVRIGEVREDGLFEIVSSTDGPVDPVPWNQYVAETKGYACDWTDPEKGGKYKV